One part of the uncultured Bacteroides sp. genome encodes these proteins:
- the aldA gene encoding aldehyde dehydrogenase, with protein MKNLKMFINGKFVENASDKWINVLNPSTEEVISLMPDGTSDDVKAAIDAAEKAQPAWEKIPAVERAKYLRIIANGIRKREAELTDIIVREGGKTQALANVEVLFTADYLDYMAEWARRYEGEIIQSDRPKENIFLFKKPIGVTTGILPWNFPFFLIARKAAPALVTGNTIVIKPSQLTPENAYVFAQVVEESGLPAGVFNIVFGKGSVVGHELAANPKVGMVSLTGSVDAGRQTMAAACTNITKVSLELGGKAPAIVMNDADIDLTVKCIIASRVINTGQVCNCCERVYVHKDVKDEFQKKVIEGMKKVTFGNPSKIKELDMGPLIDANSLKSVQDKVDKAVKQGAKIACGGKKKDEKGYFFEPTVLIDVTHDMDIAHEETFGPVLPIIEFTDLDKAIEWANDCEYGLTSSVYTKNLNTALKLVRALKFGETYVNRENFEAMQGFHAGWRKSGIGGADGKHGLEEYLQTHVVYIETQD; from the coding sequence ATGAAAAATCTAAAAATGTTTATCAATGGGAAATTTGTAGAAAATGCTTCCGACAAATGGATTAATGTTCTGAACCCTTCGACTGAAGAAGTTATCTCACTGATGCCGGACGGTACTTCCGATGATGTAAAAGCAGCAATTGACGCTGCAGAAAAAGCTCAGCCAGCATGGGAGAAGATTCCGGCTGTAGAAAGAGCTAAATATCTTAGAATTATTGCAAATGGTATCAGGAAAAGAGAAGCTGAGCTGACTGATATTATTGTGAGAGAAGGTGGCAAAACGCAGGCATTGGCAAATGTTGAGGTTTTATTTACCGCTGATTATTTGGATTACATGGCCGAATGGGCCCGCCGTTATGAAGGCGAAATTATTCAAAGTGACAGACCAAAAGAAAATATATTCCTGTTTAAGAAACCTATTGGTGTTACTACAGGAATCCTTCCCTGGAATTTTCCGTTTTTCTTAATTGCCAGAAAAGCGGCTCCTGCATTGGTTACTGGTAATACGATTGTAATTAAACCAAGCCAGCTGACTCCGGAGAATGCTTATGTGTTTGCTCAGGTTGTTGAAGAATCAGGATTGCCTGCTGGCGTATTCAATATAGTATTTGGTAAAGGTTCGGTAGTGGGTCATGAACTGGCTGCTAATCCGAAAGTGGGAATGGTTAGTCTCACCGGAAGTGTGGATGCCGGCCGTCAGACCATGGCTGCTGCCTGTACTAATATCACTAAGGTATCTCTGGAGCTAGGCGGAAAAGCTCCTGCTATTGTAATGAATGATGCAGACATTGATTTGACTGTAAAATGCATTATCGCATCACGGGTTATTAATACCGGACAAGTTTGCAATTGTTGTGAACGTGTTTATGTGCATAAAGATGTAAAGGATGAATTCCAGAAAAAGGTGATTGAAGGAATGAAGAAGGTTACTTTTGGTAATCCGAGCAAAATTAAAGAACTGGATATGGGGCCGCTGATTGATGCTAATTCACTGAAATCCGTTCAGGATAAAGTGGATAAAGCCGTTAAGCAAGGAGCTAAGATTGCGTGTGGTGGTAAGAAGAAAGATGAGAAAGGTTATTTCTTTGAACCTACTGTTCTTATTGATGTAACCCATGATATGGATATTGCACACGAAGAAACCTTTGGTCCGGTTCTGCCAATCATCGAATTTACTGACTTAGATAAGGCTATTGAATGGGCTAACGATTGCGAATACGGACTTACCTCATCTGTATATACAAAGAATCTGAATACTGCTTTGAAGTTAGTACGTGCGCTGAAGTTCGGTGAAACGTATGTAAACAGAGAGAACTTTGAGGCTATGCAGGGATTCCATGCCGGATGGCGTAAATCGGGTATTGGTGGTGCTGATGGTAAACACGGCCTGGAAGAGTATTTGCAAACTCATGTTGTTTATATTGAAACACAAGATTAA
- a CDS encoding DUF3737 family protein gives MELIKNRSFEGERPLFANNGLRLEEVTVFPGESALKECRNIEAVNCEFQGKYPFWHNDGFVIENCLFKEGARAALWYSRNLRMKDTLVEAPKMFREMDGMVLENVQLPYALETFWYCTNAELRNVQVDKGDYLFTHGSDIKIDGFTLNGNYSFQYCKNVEIRNAEIHSKDAFWNTENVTVYDSVLDGEYLGWHSKNLRLVNCKISGTQPLCYATDLIMENCTMDDNADLAFEDSSLNATINSPVHSVKNPRSGSITAESYGEIIIDKNIKAPGNCELKLWDNHTCFD, from the coding sequence ATGGAACTAATTAAAAATAGATCTTTCGAAGGCGAACGTCCACTGTTTGCTAACAATGGCCTACGTCTGGAAGAAGTAACTGTTTTCCCTGGTGAATCGGCATTGAAAGAGTGTAGAAATATCGAAGCTGTAAACTGTGAATTTCAGGGCAAATACCCATTCTGGCACAATGATGGTTTTGTTATCGAAAACTGTTTGTTCAAAGAAGGTGCACGTGCCGCACTTTGGTACTCACGGAATCTTCGCATGAAAGATACGCTGGTGGAAGCTCCTAAAATGTTTCGCGAGATGGATGGTATGGTGCTCGAAAATGTACAACTGCCTTATGCTCTGGAAACCTTTTGGTATTGCACCAATGCGGAGTTACGCAATGTACAAGTAGACAAGGGTGACTACCTTTTTACACATGGCTCTGACATAAAGATTGATGGCTTTACGCTGAATGGCAACTATTCTTTCCAGTATTGCAAGAACGTAGAAATCAGGAATGCTGAGATCCACTCCAAGGATGCTTTCTGGAATACAGAAAATGTAACGGTCTATGATTCTGTTCTGGATGGCGAATACCTGGGCTGGCATTCAAAGAATTTACGTCTGGTGAATTGTAAGATTTCCGGTACACAGCCGCTTTGCTATGCCACTGATCTGATAATGGAAAACTGCACGATGGATGATAATGCCGATCTTGCATTTGAAGATTCAAGTTTAAACGCTACTATTAATAGTCCGGTTCATAGCGTAAAGAATCCTCGTAGTGGTAGTATTACGGCAGAAAGTTATGGCGAAATCATTATTGACAAAAACATTAAAGCGCCCGGCAACTGTGAACTGAAGCTTTGGGATAATCACACTTGCTTTGATTAA
- a CDS encoding MalY/PatB family protein translates to MKYNFDEITPRRGTSSYKWDSTADADVLPMWVADMDFRTAPPIIDALKQRVEHGIFGYVKVPDAYYEKTIDWFSRRHNWQISKEWIIYTTGVVPAISAIIKAVASPGDKVLVQTPVYNCFFSSIRNNGCELVTSDLVYANRTYTIDFDDLERKATDKAVKVMLLCNPHNPAGRVWTREELMRIGEICLQHNVFLIADEIHCEFVHPGHTYIPFASLSKELLLHSATCVSPSKAFNLAGLQIANIIIADEEIRSKVDKAININEICDVNPFGVEALIAAYCKGEEWLNQLNVYLYENYLCMKEFCESYLPQFPITILEGTYLVWMDCSALHKSSEEIEQLLLEKAKLWLNEGTMYGANGETFMRWNIACPRSVLVEGLKRFRKFAEAFSE, encoded by the coding sequence ATGAAATATAATTTTGATGAAATAACTCCTCGCCGTGGTACTAGCTCCTATAAATGGGATAGTACCGCAGATGCGGATGTTCTTCCGATGTGGGTGGCTGATATGGATTTCCGCACGGCGCCACCTATTATTGATGCATTGAAGCAGCGCGTGGAGCATGGCATTTTTGGCTATGTAAAGGTGCCCGATGCTTATTATGAAAAGACGATAGATTGGTTTAGTCGCCGGCACAACTGGCAGATTTCTAAAGAGTGGATTATTTACACTACCGGAGTGGTCCCGGCAATATCCGCCATTATCAAAGCTGTAGCATCTCCGGGTGACAAGGTACTGGTGCAGACACCTGTGTACAACTGTTTCTTTTCCTCTATTCGTAATAATGGCTGCGAGTTAGTAACCAGTGATTTGGTTTACGCCAACCGCACTTATACCATAGACTTCGATGATTTAGAACGCAAAGCTACTGATAAGGCTGTAAAGGTAATGCTTCTTTGCAATCCTCACAATCCTGCCGGGCGTGTATGGACGCGTGAAGAATTGATGCGCATTGGTGAAATCTGCCTACAGCACAATGTATTCCTCATTGCCGACGAAATTCATTGCGAATTCGTTCACCCGGGACATACCTATATTCCTTTTGCTTCTCTTAGCAAAGAGTTACTGCTACATTCTGCAACCTGTGTTTCACCCAGCAAAGCCTTTAATCTGGCCGGACTTCAGATTGCAAACATCATTATTGCTGATGAAGAAATACGCAGTAAAGTAGATAAAGCCATAAACATAAATGAGATTTGTGACGTGAATCCTTTTGGAGTAGAAGCGCTTATAGCTGCTTACTGCAAAGGAGAAGAATGGCTCAATCAGCTGAATGTCTATCTCTACGAAAACTATCTCTGCATGAAGGAATTCTGTGAAAGTTATCTCCCACAATTCCCAATAACCATACTCGAAGGCACTTATCTGGTTTGGATGGATTGCTCAGCACTTCACAAAAGTTCAGAGGAAATCGAACAGTTACTTTTAGAAAAAGCCAAACTGTGGCTGAATGAAGGAACGATGTACGGTGCAAACGGTGAAACTTTTATGCGGTGGAATATTGCTTGTCCTCGTTCAGTATTAGTAGAAGGATTAAAGCGTTTTAGAAAATTTGCCGAAGCTTTTTCTGAATAA
- a CDS encoding AraC family transcriptional regulator: MSVKEQSKQEYIARINKVMDYIDNHINEPLSLGTLAGVANLSPYHFHRIFTLFAGESLSAFIQRIRIEKAASLIRVYKDVPISEIAYNCGFSSVSIFSRTFRKYFNTSATDFRNREKAFLLINGSYYSKDGKVFSKNNQQHHSIDLQLCNINLKQLIIMNTKIEIKEMPEMRVVYCRHKGAFKDINKAYDKLMKWAGPRGLLNFPETKSLTVYHDDPSITEIENVRQDACITVNEDVKVDGEIGKMIVEGGKYAVGRFEITETEFEQAWNTMCLWFTENGYQPGDGSTYELYYNDHNEHPEKKFILDICIPVRPL, translated from the coding sequence ATGAGCGTTAAAGAGCAAAGCAAACAGGAATATATTGCAAGGATTAATAAGGTAATGGATTACATAGACAACCATATAAACGAACCTTTATCCTTAGGAACGCTAGCGGGTGTGGCCAATCTGTCTCCATATCATTTCCACCGGATATTTACATTATTCGCAGGCGAGAGTTTATCAGCTTTCATTCAACGAATAAGAATAGAAAAAGCGGCTTCTTTAATCAGGGTATACAAAGATGTTCCTATCAGTGAGATTGCCTATAACTGCGGATTCAGTAGTGTGTCTATCTTTAGCAGAACTTTCAGAAAGTATTTCAATACATCGGCTACGGATTTCAGGAACAGAGAAAAAGCTTTTCTTCTCATTAATGGTTCTTATTATAGCAAGGATGGTAAAGTGTTCAGCAAGAATAATCAACAACATCACAGCATTGATTTGCAACTTTGCAACATCAATTTAAAACAATTAATTATTATGAACACAAAGATTGAAATTAAAGAAATGCCGGAGATGAGAGTTGTTTATTGTCGTCATAAAGGTGCTTTCAAAGACATTAACAAAGCGTATGACAAATTAATGAAATGGGCAGGACCAAGAGGTTTACTAAACTTTCCGGAAACTAAATCGCTGACCGTTTATCATGACGATCCTTCAATTACCGAGATTGAGAATGTACGCCAAGATGCTTGTATCACCGTTAATGAAGATGTTAAAGTAGACGGAGAGATTGGTAAAATGATTGTTGAAGGGGGTAAATACGCTGTAGGACGTTTTGAAATTACTGAAACTGAATTCGAACAAGCCTGGAATACAATGTGTTTGTGGTTTACAGAAAATGGATACCAGCCGGGGGATGGCAGTACTTATGAATTATACTACAATGATCATAATGAGCACCCGGAAAAGAAATTTATTCTGGATATCTGTATTCCGGTCAGACCGCTTTAA